In Poecile atricapillus isolate bPoeAtr1 chromosome 1, bPoeAtr1.hap1, whole genome shotgun sequence, the sequence ATATTTCTCTTGTATTTTACTATTTGCAAAGAATACCCAGcttccagaaaaatcttttaCTGCCCACCTGAAACCATTGATATCATAAAGTGTTGCCTTGCACCAGACTTGAATTGATCCACTAAAGAACTTCTGAATCAACGATCGTCAACAATAAGGGACTTAATTTCATTATGCCTGGAATAGACCTTTCTACATTCACTTTCTTTTGGCCCTCTACTCCGGTCCACAGTAGTATCACCCAGTGCAATAAAACATACCTGTCTGAGTAAATAAATGGCATTTTCTTAATAGTAGCAATATTTATTTGATTAAAATGTTTGGATCTAGGGGCACTTTACAAACCTCAGTAGAATCTTAATCCCTTGCATTTTGCCTCTGCAAAGTGTGAGTAATATTACAAAATAACTTGAACTGGggcttgttttctgtttccagagtGGTGCTCATGGAATCTCATTCCTGTAATGCAGCAAGGTTGGAATGCTAAGGTTTATAATTCTGTAGGGCAGAGGAAGAATTAATGCAGGCAAAAGGGACTTCCCAGCAAGGAGGGGTGTATTAGCTGCTGGGAGTAAAAATTACACCAGAGAgctaaagaagaagaaaggaatttCTAAGAAGAGTGGTGCAGATAAAGTATTTAAGTACTGAATGTAAGAGGAAGAAGCAGCTTAAGGGGCTGGAAGTGTTTTAAAAGTATGCCATGAGACTGCAATTTCATGGATGACATTTATTGCCTTTTCTCTAATTAGAAATGCATCACTGAAGGAGGCACATCTTTGCATCCTTGACCTATTCCCAGTTGAATGTGGAAAGCTGTGTAGCTGTACATGTTTTGCTAGACAAAGTACATGTTTTGTAACCTAGTGAGTTTGATTATCAGTTGTTTTTCTGAAAGCTTGCTGGAATTTTTTGCCAGGGCCAGTACCATATATACCCTTTTTTGCCTTTAGGTGCCTTGGATCCCTCTGGACCCCTTGAACCCAGATCTAGAACTGTATCCAGAGTATGCTCAGGCAAAACCTTTGCAGTGTACAGTGAAAGCTGGTGAGATGTTATATCTGCCTTCTCTCTGGTTCCATCATGTTCAGCAATCACATGGCTGTATTGCAGGTAAAGTAGACAGTATTTCCAGATACGTTTTTGATCTGTGGTGGGTGTGCAAGTAGATATCCCACAGCAAAGCATCAGTGGGAGGAAAGGTTCCTTTAAGGTTatctgcccctctgcaggacaGAATAGCAATCTTGACAGATCCCATGGGGCTGCCTCCTTGCAGCCTATTTTGTTTTCATAGCTTTGTCAACACAGCATGGAAGATACTCTGTTTTCATATGAGCTGAAATTTGCTCTGACCCAGGCTCTTCCCTTGCTAACAAGGTTGTGTTGTGTTACTGTTCCTCTTTACCAAAAGTCTTGTCATCACTTTCTTTGTAGGATTTATCATCACACttctatctcttttttttttttcttctctttcaaagTGAATTCCAGAATTTCAAGCATTCCTCATTTGGTACATGTGGAGGGGTGAGGATGGTGCAAAGTATTATTGTTATGTCATGCAAGTTTTGCAAGGCTTGAGGAAGAGatttttgctggaatttttgCTTGTCCTTTGTCTGGAATAATCCTGATAATGCTGTtcaagaaaaaagtattttgaacaGCGTAACATTAGTATTTGCATAACACTGCAAATATTGCAAAcccttttttcatttcttgtgATTCTGGGATAAATAGACAATCTAGGAATAAAGCAATAattctgatttgtttttcccagtgctgctgcatcggtccttaaatttttttttgcagaagtaGAGTTGTTTCCAGCTGCAAGCCCCTGTCcacttcttttctctgtttagCAGAAATACCAAAGCGTTTGAGTTAATTTGTCCTTTAGTCTGTTAACTGCAGTACAGTCTGTATACACTTGAAAAATCAATATTCTCTGGATCTGGTCCAGTGAATATCTGAAGCTAGAGCATATCCTCCTTCAAGAAGCATTAGTACAATATTACAGTGTATGGCTACGTTTTCCTAGGAAACATACCCCAAAATTAGCAAGAGAAGCAGAATTAAAGCACTGTCTGATTGATGACCACTGTGAAGTAGTGGTGAATTTTCCATCCTTTACACAGGAAAAGAGGTTCCTATCCAGATGTTAAACTTTACAGTTAGGTTATTTTTTTATCTAGATAAAAGTATACATTTTCTGTTCCTAAGCATTTTGCCATCTTCTGCTCCAAAGAATCTCCAGCATGTATTTCTGAAGTTGGTTTGGGTTAAGGCAGAGTTGCATTGGCAGCTCTATGAAGAACTCCATTGTTTGCTTATGTTGTTTTTAGCTGTAGTCAGAGATTTGCTCATTTCAAAGTTCAGTCAGCAATAAGGAAAAGCCTGTACTAACTGAACTGTGTAAGTCTATGAACACTTTTGTAAATCATTACATTCTAGtcttaaaatgttttccctttttttgtctCCTCAGTGAATTATTGGTATGACATGGAGTATGACATTAAGTACAGCTATTATCAACTACTAGATTGTCTCACAAAAACTGTGAAAATGCTATAGCAAGGGTGGGAGACTCAAGCTTGTGATGTCTGTTTCTGATGTGATACAATCATCAGCATCTGTGACTGGAGTACAAACAAGATTCTCCCCAAAAGAACTGAATATTAAATTATGGTCAATAATGCCTGCTGAACACATCATGGCTATTTTTCTTGATTTCAGAGTCCAGGCCAATTGGCCAGATTTTTTAGCTTGTGAGCAGAACTTTATAGTGAGATTTTTAGGCCTTTGCATGTTGCCTTGGTGATGGTGAGGAAAATAAAGTGTGAAGGGAGACAATCCAGGTTttgaaaatcccaaaatgaaAGCTCTGACTGTTCAGATTTACGGATTATTTTCATAAAAACTCAGTGGTCAAGGAAGGATCTGCTCTGTGCATCAGGCTGCAACAGTCCAACATATGCATTCTGCTTGAGGCAAAAGTCTGTCCTGTTATAATTCTCCAAGTTCAGCGGCTGTGGTGTTTGGATGGTGAGAAACGACAACTTCTGAGATAAATAAGTCAGGTTAAAGCTTATTTCtgtactaattttttttttcaaaagtaaacAATGGCTAAAGGACATCTAGGAGGACATGTAAAAGTCAATGTTGGCTGTTTTCCAATAAAAAGCTACACATTTTTATTggtggtttttatttcttttcattgttGTATTTAAACATAGCTGCATTCTCTTGCGTCCTGAGGGATGGTTTTAGAGTTGCTCTGCCAGATCTGCAGTCAATCTGCCTATCTGTGGTCTCATGGCATGAGGTGTGATTCTGCAGCTTGTAAGTTCATTGATTGTTTTGTTCCTTTGCCATTAATTGCTGCTTAGTGCATGGTCAGGCAAGTTGTTTGAACCAGGAGCCTGATTCAAACAGTCATGATTCCCATCTGTATTTCCACAGAATGGGATGAGACTACTCACATGGCTGAGACCCCCAGGGTAGGACTAGAAGTCTGTTAAATTAACATTCCAAAAATGTAGTATTGctgtttatgaaaacaaaaaactggTGTTTATTGTCAAATCGTTCCTTGGAAACATTATTAATATGGGGGAAATTAATtattgggaagaaaaatatagTAATTGTTTTACTTTGtctatttcttttgctttttaaaagaaacatagTTATAGGATAAAGTTCCATTTTAACTTGTGGTGCTTACctaaaaattgcagaaagcttgaGAGGGATCAAGAGCAGGCTTTGTTTCGTGGCTAGATTAAGATGTCATGCTACTTAGGCTTTCCAGCTTGTTTGTGTTTATTATGTCCTGGCAAAGGCTCCCAAGCCAGTTCTGCAGTCGAATCTGGAATTTCCTGCAGCTGGGGGGCGCGGCAATTTGGATATTTCTTTCTGctactttggggtttttaatttaGTCTCTCTCTGTGATCGAAAGTAAAAGCAGTCGCCAAGAACAAGTGACAGCTTGTGCCCGTGCAAATGGCCGGTGTCACCGTGCCAGCCGAGCGGGAGAGTCTGGAGGGAGGCGTGCTCTGGACTACGTCTCCCAGCAGCCCGTGCCGGCCGAAGGAAGTGGTCACGACGATTCCTCCTGGACTTTGGGCAGAGGTTTTAATCCCGAGAAGGGACAGGTTGCTGAGGCTCGTGTCTCACGCAGTTCCCGTGGCTCGCCCCAGAGAAGGGCCGCAGCTCTCCGTCCGGCCGAGCTGGGATGGCGGCGCGGGTGTCGGTGCTGCCCTCCCCCAGGTGCCTGTTCGATGACCCTGTGCAGATCCGTGTGGCCGGTCTGCAGCCGCAGCAGGCGGTCACCCTCCGAGCCAGCCTGGTGGACGAGAGCGGGGAGCTTTTCCAAGCCCACGCTCTctacagggctgggagcagcggGGAGCTGGACCTCAGCCGCTCCCCAGCGCTGGGGGGCAGCTATTTGGGAGTGGAGCCGATGGGGCTTCTCTGGGCTCTGCAGTCCAAAACGCCCTATAAGCGGCTGGCAAAGAGGAACGTCCTGACCCCTTTCTGTGTGGACTTGGAAGTGTATGAGGGCCATGGGGACATGAGCCGCTTGCTGGGAAAATGCACCAATGAACGGTGGTTTTTAGGAGAGGGGGTGAAGAGGATTTCGGTCAGAGAAGGTCGTCTCAGAGCAaccctcttcctccctcctggTGAGTTTTAATTCCATTCTGGTTTTCCAGGTATGACTGACACCACGTATTATGCCCCGTGGTCCCTGAATACACTCAGCAACCCAGAGCAAAACCTCAGCTAACACTTCCCTTAGCCTGTGCCTGGTCCAGGTACCTGGATCATTGCAGCAGAACAAAGAGGAGCAGGTGTTGCCTGGGCAGGGCAACGGCCAAGGCAGGGGTATGGTAGTGCAGGGAGGGCAGCACTGCTAACACAGGGTGTCTCATGGTTGTTCTAGTTGAGTGTCTTGACCTCTCCTGCAGTGAGAACTTCGTCAAAAAGTGTGTTTATTTCTtagcttttctgttttgctgacAAGACAAAGGGGCCCCTGCTCCTTGGCAGAGCTGTGATGCATGACAGCTCTGGCCATGGTGTGAGGAATGACAAGGCATGGTGGGAGCACTGgtctcaggctgcagccagcctAGGCTGAAGAACCATACCCTAAGCAGCTGCTACAGATCTTCCTGCAGGTTCTGGACCTGTCTCTCCGTGTCTCTCTTTAGCTAAGGAAAAGCCAAAGAAAGAAGTCTCTTCCTGACTGAGCAGCTGGACTGCATGGGATACTTAGGGAGATGGGAGACAAATGGGAAAAGCAAGATCTTTAATTAAACAAGTGACATATTTTACAACTCTGTACACAGACAGTGCTGAGAATGGATCCTGTGCAAAGCTGCTTTAAGCCTGAAGTGTTTGTGTTCCTTGAATGGCACTAAAACATGGCTGTCTTGCTCTGTAATTAACAAACAGTCCCTTGCAGCTGCAGTGATGCCACATCTTGTAAGGGAAATCTGGCTATGAGAATGGGCAGACCAGCATCAGGAAAGGAAGGTCCTATTGCTGTAGGAGACCTGAGGAGCTCAGGGGTAGTTACTCAGATCTTACTGAAGTCTGAATTGGCACAGGTCAGTTCTGGCACTTGTGAGTATCTTTCATAACCCAAGTATCCCCTCCATGGCATACCTGCTAGCATAGTTCCTAATGAAGAGCCATTGCTGTTTCTTCATTGATCCACAATGGCCTGAGGACTTGTAGGCCAATGCCAGCTGAAATTCAGAATGAGAGAAGGATATCCAACATGTGAACTTCCTATAAAGAGttcataagagaaaaaaaatgtgcaaattCATGTCTTTACAGCCATTTTTGTGTGTTCCTGAGAATGATACCCACCATGGAAAGCTTCAGAGGATGATTTTCTTCCGATATCTACTGTCCTGATGTGTGCTGAGGGGACACCACAAAAGGACACCCATACGAACTTTTTTTTGGTTATGTATACACTCCTTTCATTGCAGGACCTGGCCCATTCCCTGGACTTATTGATTTGTATGGATCTGGAGGAGGTCTTATTGAATACAGAGCAAGTCTCCTGGCTAGCAGAGGCTTTGTAACTCTGGCTCTTGCTTACATGTCCTTTGAAGATATCCCTGCTATGCCAGAGATTCTTGAACTGAGCTATTTTGAGGAGGCTGTGAACTTTttgaggaagcagcagcaggtaaGAGACAAATTATAGTGCTCTTCCTGAAACTATTTTCCAGTTTGCTAATTGGTTCCTAGACTAGAAGTACAAAATGGCTTAAGCAGGAAATAGTAATTTTTCACTAGTTTTGCATCTTTCAAGAttttagaagggaaaaaaatccattggCTTTTTTACTGTTTCTGAGATATTACAGGCTTTTGAATCTGAGTAAGTTTTGCAGGACAGTAATAAAACACTCTAACAACAGAATCCTTTACAGTTGTAGCACTGAAGATGTGACATATCTTAAGGAACTGAAGAAGTATTTGAACAAGTGTGTGGAACAAGAAAGACACTTTATGGGAATGTATCATCATACTTAACACAATAGTCACCAAGAGAAATCAAGtagcatttaaaattttaatgtgatGCTACTTAATGTGTATTTGTTTTGCAAAGTTATGTACTTTCTATCATGTGGACACCGGGATTGTAGACAGTGTGAAAGCAGAATTCAGCCTTGCTTGTTTGTCTTGTTCCTCAGAGAGCTCTGAAACATCTAGAATTCATTGTGAAGGGCCTTCACTAGAAATAAGTTGTTTTAAACAGCGCTTGGGCTCACTTAGCCACAGGTGTAATGAACATTATGTCTTCCAAGACAAACCAGAAAATAACAAGTCAGTTGTAGGAGAGTATAGAAGAAGCTGCAATTAAGAAATTCAGTGCGAGTAAACCCAGGAAAAAGTGGCTTGGAGAGAGGAGCAGTAAAAGACACTGTACTGAGAGCAGGCTGAGCTGGGATGTGGCAAGAGCAAGGGTGCTTGGTCTATACAGGTCACCAGGAGGCAAATTTgttacaggaagaaaaatgttgagGAGCTGTAGAATTCATAGTCACTCTTTTGGAGGCTCAGCAGAAGGATAGATGAGGGAGTAATATAACCTGAACAGAAATAGGGAAGGGGCAAAATATGAGTGGTCATAGTTGGATGAGTGAGAAAGCAGAACTGGAGAGGTTATGTCAGCTCAGGAAATAAAGAGTAGTTAATAATACTGTTTTCATAATTCTGTTTCAGGTGAAAGATACTGGGATTGGTGTTTTGGGCTTGTCTAAAGGAGGTGATCTAGCTCTTTCAATGGCCACATTTCTACCTGGCATCAAGGCAGCTGTCAGCATATCTGGAAGTAGTTTTAATTCCTTCGTTCCCTTGAAGGGGGATGGCTTCACTCTTCCTGTCCACCCGTATGACTTGGGGAGGATGAAGATCAGTGATGAGTCTGGACTAGTCGATTTTTCAGATGTCTTAGATGATCACACAGACCCAGCAACTTGGGATTGTCGCATTCCTGTGGAGAGGTCCTTAGCCAAGTTCCTCTTCCTGTCTGGACTGGATGACATGAACTGGAAAAGTGACCTCTATTGCCAGGATGCTGTTCAGCGTCTGCAGCAGCACGGCCGGGAAGTGGAGTTTTACTCCTATTCTGGAGCAGGGCACCTCTTGGAGCCACCATACTTGCCTCTGTGTAAAGTTTCAATCCACAGGGTGCTTGGGATGTTGGTGCATTGGGGAGGGCAGTGGAGAGAGCATGCTAAAGCCCAAGAAGATGCATGGCGCAGGATACAGGCCTTTTTCTGGCAACATTTAATGGACTCAGATATCCCTAAGAGCAAGCTGTAGTGGAATAATCATAGATGTGCAGGAATGATATTTCAGCACTCACTAGATCTTGGAAACTCACCAGAAGTTTCCTGGACTGCCTTCTTCTAAACCCCACTGTTGCATAgttgtttattttcattcctcaaataattttccattttttagtTGAATTTCAGTTGGCTTCTGGCCCCAGCTTCACAGTAGATTGGCACCATCTGGTCTGTCTCTATGCTGTAGTCTAAAAACAACCCAGCATCCCATTATCTAAATTGCATTTGTCCTGAGCTATCTTTGCCCTCAATCTGCAACCATCTCCTTTCATAATAGGAAATACTCTGACAGGAGGAGTTTTCCATTGGATGGTTTAGTCTTGCACCTTTAACTAACCTAGATATAAACAGCACTTTTGTTGGGCAACCCATTAGTACACTTATCTTTCCTTCTGGTATATTGTTCTCTCACATTTTATAGTAAAAAGGTTGAGTAGTTCTTAGCTAAGGGAAGACACACTCTTCTGGCTTAATCTGAAGTGCAGTGATAACATTTTTCCCTGGTACCTCAAAATCCAGAAGTGAGTCTTACCCAGGTAACCCTGGTTGTATCTCCTGCTGACTCCATATAAGTTCCATATTAGGTAAAGTTTTCACTGGACTACTCAGTGAGTGCAATGTATCTGTGTGTGCACAGTTTGCTTGAGATTGTATGAATGAAGCCTTCAACTATCTGTGTACCTGTCAATGCATTAAGGAACAATCCCGGTGTAGCCACAAGCTGTTACTTCACCTGCTTGAAGAGGTCATGAGCAGAAGTCCTCACCTCCTGTTGGGAAGAGAAGTGATGGAGTCAGTGTTTTTGCAGAGTGTTCAAGATGGGGGTGATACAGATATGCCAAGTACTTGCTCCCATCTGGTGAAAGTTAGTTTGTCTCCATTCTGGGAGGGAACAGtaaagccactgctgctgtgttcccaggAGCCCGGTGAGGTGGGCTGCCTCAGTGATCCTGCCACTGCAGCAGACAGCTGTGGGCTCAGTGACAGCTAACAAATGCCACTCTTCAAGAGAGGACTGACCTCACCTGGGAAGAATGTGCATTTTCTTACCCTTTACCAGTGGTCCAAACCTGCCAAGGGGAGCTGTAATCTACCTTGTGCTTTTGTGGGATAGCGGCAAACAGCAGCTAGATATCAAATGGCACCAGTGGACCAAATTCTCCCTCCTGGGGCAGTCAAGACTCACACCCTGACCAAAGAAgcaagcaggagctggaaatCTCTGTATTGCactgaaatagaaaaatctTCCCTTTGACAGTGTAGTTCCTGGTTTCCAGTTCCAGCTGAGACAAAAGCCCTGTAGGAGCTGAGGGAGGAGCCACGCCCTTGGTTTTCTTACTTCAGGGAGGAATGGTTACTCAAAATGAGCACATTGGGCCTCAGAGGGCTGGGGACTCTCACACAGTATATTCAACACAGACTGTTCTTCAGGTACTCCTGGTTTTCCTGAACCTCCTGTTCCTCAGACTGGTAGATGGGTACAACGCAGCTGAAGGTGTGAGTAGTTAGAGTGGGGGATATCTCTCTCCTGCTCACCCATACTGGTCATCCATCAAGTTTTATGCTGTTGCCTCTTACTTGATTTCTGTTTGTTCCTTGTATGCCTATGTCCTGCATGGACTGTGGTTGTTCCAGATGTTTAGTGAGTGGGTAAGACCTGGCAGCAGAGTAACACATAACAACAAGGAAAGTCAAACACATTTGAGCAGTTCCATCTGAGTAAGggacattttttccccctcatttttctgttttattgaaGCAATCAAAAATCCCTGGGCTGCTGATCCACATTTTCCTCAGCTTCAGGGCCCTAGACTGTGAGTTTCTCTGTGGTATGAGtattctgttcttttctttttactgaaCACTGAGGTTTATAGAAAACAGTGTGTTGTTTTCCAGTCTGTGGGATAGCTCACATCCATTTTAATACGTTCTGACGGGAAacagagctctcccagccttcaATGGGTAATTTACAGATCTATCCTTTGAATTATAAATTTGTGACCTTCCCAGAAAATACATTATCTATAGGAAATTAccattacaaataaaaatactttctatCAGTAAATCAACAGTGTGGTCAGTCATGCTTTCATCCAGTTGTTATGTTGTCACGTTGTCACATTCAGTAGTCAGGTTCACAGAAAACTGTTGAAAATAGAGGATGAAGGGAGCTGACTGGTGACTCTATTGATGACAGCAGCACATAGGACCTCTTACTTTCATTGCTCTGGAAAAAGAAGATTTGCTACCCACTTAAAAGCACTTCATCACTTGGATGCCATCTTGtgagaaagactgaaaaaactGATTTAGCTGAGCCACTGTGTGCCACGTACAGGAGAATATTCAAGGCAACTCAGTTGAACTGGgaatactttttaaattaaactcaAATTTGAAAATTATCTTCAGGAAATAGAAACTGGAAACAGGTGTCAAACTAATATAAAATAACTGGAAATGGCTGAATTTCAGTAAAACACTTCTGCCTGTTCTTAAGCATGTTATACAGTATTTTGCTGAAGACTTTAACTACTTAATGTTTCTTCTGATAAAGAGATGATTTAGACCAGTAGGGCTAAGATCACGAGTTTTTTTCAAGACAATATTCTACTAATTGCAGACTGTTGAGTCAGAGTGCTTTATATAGTCTCCCCAGGCCTGCTGAATACAGACAACATTATTCAAGAACAATGTGAAAGTTATTTAATTAAAGATAATAGACCTTTAGCTGCAAGAGGTCCTCTGCCAAGCACAACTGATAAATCTAATAGAAATTGAATGGGAAAATCTGTTCTTGAGATCTGCTTGTAATTGCAAAGTGCTTCAGATAAAATAGAGTATCAAAGGACTTGCCTGAACTGAAAGATCTTGTCTTGATTCTTAGTCACCCACTGTTTAGCACTCTGCATTACATTTCTATTTTGAGAATAAGAAAAGCTTGTGGCAAGCCTCTTAAGAGCTGAGAGTCTCCTCTCATGTAAGCTGCTATGAACAAGTTTACTATAAGGGAACAGTATGTCTTGCAATGCTTTTTTAGGGCAGGATGATTTCCCTAGCTACTATAGAATCAGGCAACAATGGAAAGTGCTGGTTTGCCCAACACATTCTTAagattttttgtcttttcactGAAAACTGACCCTGAAGCATTTTGATACACATACACTATAACTTGGAGGAAACTGCAGAATCAAAGTAGTTGAAATGCCTTTATCAGCAAAAAGTGAACCACAGGTGCAGAAGAGGTGAAACATCTTTGATAAAGTGGCTGTCTCTGCAGAGTTAGTATTTCCAATGAAGTAGTGCTCCTTGCAGCCtttactgtaaaatatttttcattgttgAGGACAAAAATTAGAAATGCTGAATCTTATAAAATTGTGCAAAATTTGCATTTGACCTAAAATGTCTGTACCCTGACTCTGGATAGCacttagagaaaaataattaaattagtTACATGCTATTTATTTAGGATTGTATCTTTTCAATTACTTAAGCTGCTGAACTTTCAACATTTTGCATTTAGACTGGGAATTTATGTCTACATTAAAATCACTTAAGTAAAAGGTGTGGTTTTATGGTCTTTTAAACTCTTTTTAAGAGTACTTTGCTGCACAGAGGGACAGTCAtgcctttttttctggttaGTGATCTAAGAGGTaatcctgtggaaaaaaaaaaacagagaaaaaaaaagattaaagtGCTCTTCTGgataaaagaaggaaacagcAGGAACATGCATGGGGTTAGCAGGAGAAGCAGGGGTGAGAGATACTGTGCCAATATAAATAAGAAACTGGTATAGTTTTTAGTTATGTTTGTAATAACTAGTCCAGCTGATTCTAAGCTGTGAATCCATTTCTGTATCCAGTGA encodes:
- the LOC131580641 gene encoding acyl-coenzyme A thioesterase 1-like; the protein is MAARVSVLPSPRCLFDDPVQIRVAGLQPQQAVTLRASLVDESGELFQAHALYRAGSSGELDLSRSPALGGSYLGVEPMGLLWALQSKTPYKRLAKRNVLTPFCVDLEVYEGHGDMSRLLGKCTNERWFLGEGVKRISVREGRLRATLFLPPGPGPFPGLIDLYGSGGGLIEYRASLLASRGFVTLALAYMSFEDIPAMPEILELSYFEEAVNFLRKQQQVKDTGIGVLGLSKGGDLALSMATFLPGIKAAVSISGSSFNSFVPLKGDGFTLPVHPYDLGRMKISDESGLVDFSDVLDDHTDPATWDCRIPVERSLAKFLFLSGLDDMNWKSDLYCQDAVQRLQQHGREVEFYSYSGAGHLLEPPYLPLCKVSIHRVLGMLVHWGGQWREHAKAQEDAWRRIQAFFWQHLMDSDIPKSKL